One genomic segment of Stigmatopora argus isolate UIUO_Sarg chromosome 1, RoL_Sarg_1.0, whole genome shotgun sequence includes these proteins:
- the LOC144081599 gene encoding voltage-gated inwardly rectifying potassium channel KCNH7-like isoform X4 yields the protein MPVRRGHVAPQNTFLGVIIRKFEGQNKKFIIANACVQNCAIIYCNDGFCQMTGFSRPDVMQKSCTCDFLHGHFTSRYAITEVAQALLGSEERKVEIMYQRKDGSKFFCATHIIPMKNEDGVVMMFILNFDNVLDVGSSDSLEKLYHAYPSKADQRKRRFFHFRFPVLSLLGINKQSLPQEDPDVTVESPCHSIDSVAICDENPVNAPQIWNPSNPNDSNTLIAPSFCSTPVSCPLDHTSPKAPWDRLHQADAATQSQVDTVIVSPCIPGLTPTASRESVCSIRRASSLYNMDGFRSNSKMDFRDRHASEVPCTWMASGPLIQIKSSMLCSTSDSNLSKYSTINKIPLITLNFSEANIEKKCPSPPLSEKTVIASKVKDRTHNVTDKVTQVLSLGADVLPEYKLQSQRMDQCTILHYSPFKAVWDWLILLLVIYTAIFTPYSAAFLLNDIEEQKRRECGYSCSPLNVVDLMVDIMFIVDILINFRTTYVNNNEEVVSHPGKIAIHYFKGWFLIDMVAAIPFDLLIFGSGSDETTTLIGLLKTARLLRLVRVARKLDRYSEYGAAVLMLLMCIFALIAHWLACIWYAIGNVEKPYLEHKIGWLDNLGLSIGKKYNYSDPSSGPSIKDKYVTALYFTFSSLTSVGFGNVSPNTNSEKIFSICVMLIGSLMYASIFGNVSAIIQRLYSSTARYHLQMLRVKEFIRFHQIPNPLKQRLEEYFQHAWTYTNGIDMNMEVLKGFPECLQADICLHLNKNLLHGCKAFCGASKGCLRALAMRFKTTHAPPGDTLVHSGDVISMLYFVTRGSIEILKEDVVVAILGKNDIFGEMIDLNAKTGKSCADVRVLSYCDLHTIQREELLEVLDMYPEFADHFLANLELTFDLGDENAKMPCQQYADSNMDARVCRRRYSGIRKSSNGAHQNEFSTPHGDEDKEEEVIEETNKREVEETQKPWSSSTLGYPVVKDQRFGIDLSSCEDDAHAKGCHMEEKQSSLFQAAGGQNEMNMTDLSYVEVEQRLDRLQQHLDRLESQMTGNIQAILQLLQRPATAFPPAYSTIQPSESEADHRVAAGVDQPDDSQSRSFETSISDLQPRRDCAPHRDSARCDHSCTHAETPTGKRAPC from the exons ATGCCGGTCCGGAGGGGTCACGTGGCGCCACAGAACACATTTCTGGGGGTCATAATTCGCAAATTCGAGGGACAAA ACAAGAAATTCATTATCGCCAATGCTTGCGTGCAAAATTGCGCCATCATTTACTGCAACGATGGATTCTGCCAGATGACCGGTTTCTCTAGGCCCGATGTCATGCAAAAGTCGTGCACCTGCGACTTCCTGCACGGCCACTTCACCAGTCGGTACGCCATCACCGAAGTGGCCCAAGCCCTACTGGGCTCGGAGGAACGTAAAGTAGAGATCATGTACCAACGGAAGGATG gtTCAAAGTTCTTCTGCGCCACACACATCATCCCGATGAAGAATGAAGACGgtgtggttatgatgttcattCTTAACTTTGATAACGTTCTGGATGTGGGCAGCAGTGACTCACTGGAGAAGCTATACCATGCCTACCCGTCCAAAGCCGACCAAC GCAAAAGGAGGTTCTTCCATTTTCGTTTTCCCGTTTTATCGCTTTTGGGCATTAACAAGCAGTCCCTGCCTCAGGAAGACCCTGACGTGACAGTGGAGTCTCCTTGCCACAGCATTGACTCCGTGGCAATCTGCGACGAAAACCCAGTCAATGCCCCTCAAATCTGGAATCCCTCGAACCCCAATGACAGCAACACCCTCATCGCCCCAAGCTTCTGTTCCACACCCGTGTCTTGTCCATTGGATCACACGTCACCCAAAGCTCCTTGGGACAGATTACACCAAGCCGATGCTGCGACCCAGAGCCAGGTGGACACGGTGATTGTTTCTCCATGCATCCCAGGCCTCACTCCAACTGCATCCAGGGAGAGTGTATGTAGTATTCGAAGAGCCTCTTCTCTCTACAACATGGATGGTTTTAGATCCAACTCCAAAATGGACTTCAGGGATCGACACGCCAGCGAAG TTCCCTGCACCTGGATGGCTAGTG gtCCTCTCATCCAGATAAAATCAAGTATGCTCTGCTCTACCTCTGACTCCAACCTAAGCAAGTACAGCACTATCAACAAGATTCCCCTCATCACGCTTAACTTCTCGGAGGCCAACATTGAAAAGAAGTGTCCCTCACCCCCTTTGTCTGAGAAAACCGTTATTGCTTCTAAGGTCAAAGACCGCACACACAATGTCACGGACAAAGTCACACAG GTTCTTTCCCTTGGTGCTGACGTGTTGCCCGAATACAAACTCCAGTCCCAACGCATGGACCAGTGCACTATTCTTCACTACAGTCCCTTCAAAGCTGTGTGGGACTGGCTCATTCTGCTTTTGGTCATCTACACGGCCATTTTCACCCCTTACTCTGCAGCCTTCCTCCTTAACGACATCGAGGAGCAGAAGAGACGAGAGTGCGGCTACTCTTGCTCGCCGCTTAATGTGGTGGACTTGATGGTGGACATCATGTTCATCGTAGACATCCTCATAAACTTTCGGACCACCTATGTCAACAACAATGAGGAGGTAGTGAGCCACCCTGGCAAGATAGCCATTCACTACTTTAAAGGTTGGTTCCTCATAGACATGGTCGCCGCCATCCCCTTTGACCTGCTCATCTTTGGATCGGGATCTGACGAG ACCACCACCCTAATTGGTCTTTTAAAGACGGCCCGCCTTCTGCGCCTGGTACGCGTTGCACGCAAGCTGGACCGCTACTCGGAGTACGGCGCCGCCGTGCTTATGCTGCTAATGTGTATTTTTGCACTCATCGCTCATTGGCTGGCCTGCATCTGGTATGCCATCGGCAATGTAGAGAAACCTTACTTGGAGCACAAGATTGGCTGGTTGGACAACTTGGGCCTCTCCATAG ggaaaaaatataattacagTGACCCAAGCTCAGGGCCGTCCATCAAAGACAAGTATGTCACCGCACTGTACTTCACCTTTAGTAGTCTGACCAGTGTGGGCTTTGGCAACGTCTCCCCCAATACCAACTCCGAGAAGATTTTTTCTATTTGTGTCATGCTCATTGGAT CCTTGATGTATGCCAGCATCTTTGGGAACGTGTCCGCTATCATCCAGAGGTTGTATTCCAGTACGGCCCGCTATCACCTGCAGATGCTCCGCGTCAAAGAATTCATCCGCTTCCATCAGATCCCAAACCCACTTAAGCAGCGACTTGAGGAGTATTTTCAGCATGCCTGGACATACACTAACGGCATCGACATGAACATGG AGGTCCTGAAGGGTTTCCCAGAGTGCCTACAGGCAGATATCTGCCTTCACCTCAACAAGAACCTCCTGCATGGCTGCAAGGCATTCTGCGGCGCTAGTAAAGGTTGCCTCCGGGCCCTGGCCATGAGGTTCAAGACCACACACGCACCCCCTGGAGACACACTGGTTCACAGCGGAGACGTGATCAGCATGCTATATTTTGTCACCCGTGGCTCCATCGAGATCCTCAAAGAAGATGTTGTTGTTGCTATATTAG GCAAGAACGATATCTTTGGCGAAATGATCGACCTGAACGCCAAAACAGGAAAATCGTGTGCTGATGTGCGGGTGCTGAGCTACTGCGACCTGCACACCATCCAGAGAGAGGAGCTCTTGGAGGTTCTGGACATGTATCCAGAATTTGCTGACCATTTCCTCGCCAACCTGGAGCTGACTTTTGACCTCGGTGATGAAAATGCAAAG ATGCCCTGCCAACAATACGCCGATTCCAATATGGATGCTAGAGTTTGTCGAAGGAGATACTCAGGCATAAGGAAGTCTTCCAATG gtgCTCATCAAAATGAATTCAGCACGCCGCATGGAGATGAAGACAAGGAGGAGGAGGTAATTGAAGAGACAAACAAAAGGGAGGTGGAAGAGACACAGAAGCCTTGGTCCTCCAGCACGCTGGGCTACCCGGTGGTAAAAGACCAACGCTTTGGCATTGACCTCAGCAGTTGTGAAGATGACGCCCATGCAAAAG GTTGTCACATGGAGGAAAAGCAATCGTCCTTGTTCCAGGCTGCAGGTGGTCAGAATGAAATGAATATGACGGATCTCAGCTACGTGGAAGTGGAGCAAAGGCTCGACAGGCTGCAACAGCACCTTGACAG GCTGGAATCGCAGATGACGGGAAACATACAGGCCATCCTCCAGCTCCTCCAGAGGCCAGCTACAGCGTTCCCACCTGCCTACAGTACCATCCAGCCCAGCGAATCAGAGGCTGACCATCGGGTTGCAGCCGGAGTCGACCAACCAGACGACTCCCAGAGTCGCTCGTTCGAAACCTCCATCTCTG ACCTGCAGCCCCGAAGAGATTGCGCTCCACACAGAGACTCTGCCAGGTGTGACCACAGCTGTACTCACGCAGAGACTCCCACTGGGAAGCGTGCACCGTGTTAA
- the LOC144081599 gene encoding voltage-gated inwardly rectifying potassium channel KCNH7-like isoform X1, which yields MPVRRGHVAPQNTFLGVIIRKFEGQNKKFIIANACVQNCAIIYCNDGFCQMTGFSRPDVMQKSCTCDFLHGHFTSRYAITEVAQALLGSEERKVEIMYQRKDGSKFFCATHIIPMKNEDGVVMMFILNFDNVLDVGSSDSLEKLYHAYPSKADQRKRRFFHFRFPVLSLLGINKQSLPQEDPDVTVESPCHSIDSVAICDENPVNAPQIWNPSNPNDSNTLIAPSFCSTPVSCPLDHTSPKAPWDRLHQADAATQSQVDTVIVSPCIPGLTPTASRESVCSIRRASSLYNMDGFRSNSKMDFRDRHASEVPCTWMASGPLIQIKSSMLCSTSDSNLSKYSTINKIPLITLNFSEANIEKKCPSPPLSEKTVIASKVKDRTHNVTDKVTQVLSLGADVLPEYKLQSQRMDQCTILHYSPFKAVWDWLILLLVIYTAIFTPYSAAFLLNDIEEQKRRECGYSCSPLNVVDLMVDIMFIVDILINFRTTYVNNNEEVVSHPGKIAIHYFKGWFLIDMVAAIPFDLLIFGSGSDETTTLIGLLKTARLLRLVRVARKLDRYSEYGAAVLMLLMCIFALIAHWLACIWYAIGNVEKPYLEHKIGWLDNLGLSIGKKYNYSDPSSGPSIKDKYVTALYFTFSSLTSVGFGNVSPNTNSEKIFSICVMLIGSLMYASIFGNVSAIIQRLYSSTARYHLQMLRVKEFIRFHQIPNPLKQRLEEYFQHAWTYTNGIDMNMVLKGFPECLQADICLHLNKNLLHGCKAFCGASKGCLRALAMRFKTTHAPPGDTLVHSGDVISMLYFVTRGSIEILKEDVVVAILGKNDIFGEMIDLNAKTGKSCADVRVLSYCDLHTIQREELLEVLDMYPEFADHFLANLELTFDLGDENAKMPCQQYADSNMDARVCRRRYSGIRKSSNGAHQNEFSTPHGDEDKEEEVIEETNKREVEETQKPWSSSTLGYPVVKDQRFGIDLSSCEDDAHAKELLKNDWTYAGCHMEEKQSSLFQAAGGQNEMNMTDLSYVEVEQRLDRLQQHLDRLESQMTGNIQAILQLLQRPATAFPPAYSTIQPSESEADHRVAAGVDQPDDSQSRSFETSISDLQPRRDCAPHRDSARCDHSCTHAETPTGKRAPC from the exons ATGCCGGTCCGGAGGGGTCACGTGGCGCCACAGAACACATTTCTGGGGGTCATAATTCGCAAATTCGAGGGACAAA ACAAGAAATTCATTATCGCCAATGCTTGCGTGCAAAATTGCGCCATCATTTACTGCAACGATGGATTCTGCCAGATGACCGGTTTCTCTAGGCCCGATGTCATGCAAAAGTCGTGCACCTGCGACTTCCTGCACGGCCACTTCACCAGTCGGTACGCCATCACCGAAGTGGCCCAAGCCCTACTGGGCTCGGAGGAACGTAAAGTAGAGATCATGTACCAACGGAAGGATG gtTCAAAGTTCTTCTGCGCCACACACATCATCCCGATGAAGAATGAAGACGgtgtggttatgatgttcattCTTAACTTTGATAACGTTCTGGATGTGGGCAGCAGTGACTCACTGGAGAAGCTATACCATGCCTACCCGTCCAAAGCCGACCAAC GCAAAAGGAGGTTCTTCCATTTTCGTTTTCCCGTTTTATCGCTTTTGGGCATTAACAAGCAGTCCCTGCCTCAGGAAGACCCTGACGTGACAGTGGAGTCTCCTTGCCACAGCATTGACTCCGTGGCAATCTGCGACGAAAACCCAGTCAATGCCCCTCAAATCTGGAATCCCTCGAACCCCAATGACAGCAACACCCTCATCGCCCCAAGCTTCTGTTCCACACCCGTGTCTTGTCCATTGGATCACACGTCACCCAAAGCTCCTTGGGACAGATTACACCAAGCCGATGCTGCGACCCAGAGCCAGGTGGACACGGTGATTGTTTCTCCATGCATCCCAGGCCTCACTCCAACTGCATCCAGGGAGAGTGTATGTAGTATTCGAAGAGCCTCTTCTCTCTACAACATGGATGGTTTTAGATCCAACTCCAAAATGGACTTCAGGGATCGACACGCCAGCGAAG TTCCCTGCACCTGGATGGCTAGTG gtCCTCTCATCCAGATAAAATCAAGTATGCTCTGCTCTACCTCTGACTCCAACCTAAGCAAGTACAGCACTATCAACAAGATTCCCCTCATCACGCTTAACTTCTCGGAGGCCAACATTGAAAAGAAGTGTCCCTCACCCCCTTTGTCTGAGAAAACCGTTATTGCTTCTAAGGTCAAAGACCGCACACACAATGTCACGGACAAAGTCACACAG GTTCTTTCCCTTGGTGCTGACGTGTTGCCCGAATACAAACTCCAGTCCCAACGCATGGACCAGTGCACTATTCTTCACTACAGTCCCTTCAAAGCTGTGTGGGACTGGCTCATTCTGCTTTTGGTCATCTACACGGCCATTTTCACCCCTTACTCTGCAGCCTTCCTCCTTAACGACATCGAGGAGCAGAAGAGACGAGAGTGCGGCTACTCTTGCTCGCCGCTTAATGTGGTGGACTTGATGGTGGACATCATGTTCATCGTAGACATCCTCATAAACTTTCGGACCACCTATGTCAACAACAATGAGGAGGTAGTGAGCCACCCTGGCAAGATAGCCATTCACTACTTTAAAGGTTGGTTCCTCATAGACATGGTCGCCGCCATCCCCTTTGACCTGCTCATCTTTGGATCGGGATCTGACGAG ACCACCACCCTAATTGGTCTTTTAAAGACGGCCCGCCTTCTGCGCCTGGTACGCGTTGCACGCAAGCTGGACCGCTACTCGGAGTACGGCGCCGCCGTGCTTATGCTGCTAATGTGTATTTTTGCACTCATCGCTCATTGGCTGGCCTGCATCTGGTATGCCATCGGCAATGTAGAGAAACCTTACTTGGAGCACAAGATTGGCTGGTTGGACAACTTGGGCCTCTCCATAG ggaaaaaatataattacagTGACCCAAGCTCAGGGCCGTCCATCAAAGACAAGTATGTCACCGCACTGTACTTCACCTTTAGTAGTCTGACCAGTGTGGGCTTTGGCAACGTCTCCCCCAATACCAACTCCGAGAAGATTTTTTCTATTTGTGTCATGCTCATTGGAT CCTTGATGTATGCCAGCATCTTTGGGAACGTGTCCGCTATCATCCAGAGGTTGTATTCCAGTACGGCCCGCTATCACCTGCAGATGCTCCGCGTCAAAGAATTCATCCGCTTCCATCAGATCCCAAACCCACTTAAGCAGCGACTTGAGGAGTATTTTCAGCATGCCTGGACATACACTAACGGCATCGACATGAACATG GTCCTGAAGGGTTTCCCAGAGTGCCTACAGGCAGATATCTGCCTTCACCTCAACAAGAACCTCCTGCATGGCTGCAAGGCATTCTGCGGCGCTAGTAAAGGTTGCCTCCGGGCCCTGGCCATGAGGTTCAAGACCACACACGCACCCCCTGGAGACACACTGGTTCACAGCGGAGACGTGATCAGCATGCTATATTTTGTCACCCGTGGCTCCATCGAGATCCTCAAAGAAGATGTTGTTGTTGCTATATTAG GCAAGAACGATATCTTTGGCGAAATGATCGACCTGAACGCCAAAACAGGAAAATCGTGTGCTGATGTGCGGGTGCTGAGCTACTGCGACCTGCACACCATCCAGAGAGAGGAGCTCTTGGAGGTTCTGGACATGTATCCAGAATTTGCTGACCATTTCCTCGCCAACCTGGAGCTGACTTTTGACCTCGGTGATGAAAATGCAAAG ATGCCCTGCCAACAATACGCCGATTCCAATATGGATGCTAGAGTTTGTCGAAGGAGATACTCAGGCATAAGGAAGTCTTCCAATG gtgCTCATCAAAATGAATTCAGCACGCCGCATGGAGATGAAGACAAGGAGGAGGAGGTAATTGAAGAGACAAACAAAAGGGAGGTGGAAGAGACACAGAAGCCTTGGTCCTCCAGCACGCTGGGCTACCCGGTGGTAAAAGACCAACGCTTTGGCATTGACCTCAGCAGTTGTGAAGATGACGCCCATGCAAAAG AGCTCCTCAAAAATGACTGGACTTATGCAGGTTGTCACATGGAGGAAAAGCAATCGTCCTTGTTCCAGGCTGCAGGTGGTCAGAATGAAATGAATATGACGGATCTCAGCTACGTGGAAGTGGAGCAAAGGCTCGACAGGCTGCAACAGCACCTTGACAG GCTGGAATCGCAGATGACGGGAAACATACAGGCCATCCTCCAGCTCCTCCAGAGGCCAGCTACAGCGTTCCCACCTGCCTACAGTACCATCCAGCCCAGCGAATCAGAGGCTGACCATCGGGTTGCAGCCGGAGTCGACCAACCAGACGACTCCCAGAGTCGCTCGTTCGAAACCTCCATCTCTG ACCTGCAGCCCCGAAGAGATTGCGCTCCACACAGAGACTCTGCCAGGTGTGACCACAGCTGTACTCACGCAGAGACTCCCACTGGGAAGCGTGCACCGTGTTAA
- the LOC144081599 gene encoding voltage-gated inwardly rectifying potassium channel KCNH7-like isoform X2, whose product MPVRRGHVAPQNTFLGVIIRKFEGQNKKFIIANACVQNCAIIYCNDGFCQMTGFSRPDVMQKSCTCDFLHGHFTSRYAITEVAQALLGSEERKVEIMYQRKDGSKFFCATHIIPMKNEDGVVMMFILNFDNVLDVGSSDSLEKLYHAYPSKADQRKRRFFHFRFPVLSLLGINKQSLPQEDPDVTVESPCHSIDSVAICDENPVNAPQIWNPSNPNDSNTLIAPSFCSTPVSCPLDHTSPKAPWDRLHQADAATQSQVDTVIVSPCIPGLTPTASRESVCSIRRASSLYNMDGFRSNSKMDFRDRHASEVPCTWMASGPLIQIKSSMLCSTSDSNLSKYSTINKIPLITLNFSEANIEKKCPSPPLSEKTVIASKVKDRTHNVTDKVTQVLSLGADVLPEYKLQSQRMDQCTILHYSPFKAVWDWLILLLVIYTAIFTPYSAAFLLNDIEEQKRRECGYSCSPLNVVDLMVDIMFIVDILINFRTTYVNNNEEVVSHPGKIAIHYFKGWFLIDMVAAIPFDLLIFGSGSDETTTLIGLLKTARLLRLVRVARKLDRYSEYGAAVLMLLMCIFALIAHWLACIWYAIGNVEKPYLEHKIGWLDNLGLSIGKKYNYSDPSSGPSIKDKYVTALYFTFSSLTSVGFGNVSPNTNSEKIFSICVMLIGSLMYASIFGNVSAIIQRLYSSTARYHLQMLRVKEFIRFHQIPNPLKQRLEEYFQHAWTYTNGIDMNMGFPECLQADICLHLNKNLLHGCKAFCGASKGCLRALAMRFKTTHAPPGDTLVHSGDVISMLYFVTRGSIEILKEDVVVAILGKNDIFGEMIDLNAKTGKSCADVRVLSYCDLHTIQREELLEVLDMYPEFADHFLANLELTFDLGDENAKMPCQQYADSNMDARVCRRRYSGIRKSSNGAHQNEFSTPHGDEDKEEEVIEETNKREVEETQKPWSSSTLGYPVVKDQRFGIDLSSCEDDAHAKELLKNDWTYAGCHMEEKQSSLFQAAGGQNEMNMTDLSYVEVEQRLDRLQQHLDRLESQMTGNIQAILQLLQRPATAFPPAYSTIQPSESEADHRVAAGVDQPDDSQSRSFETSISDLQPRRDCAPHRDSARCDHSCTHAETPTGKRAPC is encoded by the exons ATGCCGGTCCGGAGGGGTCACGTGGCGCCACAGAACACATTTCTGGGGGTCATAATTCGCAAATTCGAGGGACAAA ACAAGAAATTCATTATCGCCAATGCTTGCGTGCAAAATTGCGCCATCATTTACTGCAACGATGGATTCTGCCAGATGACCGGTTTCTCTAGGCCCGATGTCATGCAAAAGTCGTGCACCTGCGACTTCCTGCACGGCCACTTCACCAGTCGGTACGCCATCACCGAAGTGGCCCAAGCCCTACTGGGCTCGGAGGAACGTAAAGTAGAGATCATGTACCAACGGAAGGATG gtTCAAAGTTCTTCTGCGCCACACACATCATCCCGATGAAGAATGAAGACGgtgtggttatgatgttcattCTTAACTTTGATAACGTTCTGGATGTGGGCAGCAGTGACTCACTGGAGAAGCTATACCATGCCTACCCGTCCAAAGCCGACCAAC GCAAAAGGAGGTTCTTCCATTTTCGTTTTCCCGTTTTATCGCTTTTGGGCATTAACAAGCAGTCCCTGCCTCAGGAAGACCCTGACGTGACAGTGGAGTCTCCTTGCCACAGCATTGACTCCGTGGCAATCTGCGACGAAAACCCAGTCAATGCCCCTCAAATCTGGAATCCCTCGAACCCCAATGACAGCAACACCCTCATCGCCCCAAGCTTCTGTTCCACACCCGTGTCTTGTCCATTGGATCACACGTCACCCAAAGCTCCTTGGGACAGATTACACCAAGCCGATGCTGCGACCCAGAGCCAGGTGGACACGGTGATTGTTTCTCCATGCATCCCAGGCCTCACTCCAACTGCATCCAGGGAGAGTGTATGTAGTATTCGAAGAGCCTCTTCTCTCTACAACATGGATGGTTTTAGATCCAACTCCAAAATGGACTTCAGGGATCGACACGCCAGCGAAG TTCCCTGCACCTGGATGGCTAGTG gtCCTCTCATCCAGATAAAATCAAGTATGCTCTGCTCTACCTCTGACTCCAACCTAAGCAAGTACAGCACTATCAACAAGATTCCCCTCATCACGCTTAACTTCTCGGAGGCCAACATTGAAAAGAAGTGTCCCTCACCCCCTTTGTCTGAGAAAACCGTTATTGCTTCTAAGGTCAAAGACCGCACACACAATGTCACGGACAAAGTCACACAG GTTCTTTCCCTTGGTGCTGACGTGTTGCCCGAATACAAACTCCAGTCCCAACGCATGGACCAGTGCACTATTCTTCACTACAGTCCCTTCAAAGCTGTGTGGGACTGGCTCATTCTGCTTTTGGTCATCTACACGGCCATTTTCACCCCTTACTCTGCAGCCTTCCTCCTTAACGACATCGAGGAGCAGAAGAGACGAGAGTGCGGCTACTCTTGCTCGCCGCTTAATGTGGTGGACTTGATGGTGGACATCATGTTCATCGTAGACATCCTCATAAACTTTCGGACCACCTATGTCAACAACAATGAGGAGGTAGTGAGCCACCCTGGCAAGATAGCCATTCACTACTTTAAAGGTTGGTTCCTCATAGACATGGTCGCCGCCATCCCCTTTGACCTGCTCATCTTTGGATCGGGATCTGACGAG ACCACCACCCTAATTGGTCTTTTAAAGACGGCCCGCCTTCTGCGCCTGGTACGCGTTGCACGCAAGCTGGACCGCTACTCGGAGTACGGCGCCGCCGTGCTTATGCTGCTAATGTGTATTTTTGCACTCATCGCTCATTGGCTGGCCTGCATCTGGTATGCCATCGGCAATGTAGAGAAACCTTACTTGGAGCACAAGATTGGCTGGTTGGACAACTTGGGCCTCTCCATAG ggaaaaaatataattacagTGACCCAAGCTCAGGGCCGTCCATCAAAGACAAGTATGTCACCGCACTGTACTTCACCTTTAGTAGTCTGACCAGTGTGGGCTTTGGCAACGTCTCCCCCAATACCAACTCCGAGAAGATTTTTTCTATTTGTGTCATGCTCATTGGAT CCTTGATGTATGCCAGCATCTTTGGGAACGTGTCCGCTATCATCCAGAGGTTGTATTCCAGTACGGCCCGCTATCACCTGCAGATGCTCCGCGTCAAAGAATTCATCCGCTTCCATCAGATCCCAAACCCACTTAAGCAGCGACTTGAGGAGTATTTTCAGCATGCCTGGACATACACTAACGGCATCGACATGAACATG GGTTTCCCAGAGTGCCTACAGGCAGATATCTGCCTTCACCTCAACAAGAACCTCCTGCATGGCTGCAAGGCATTCTGCGGCGCTAGTAAAGGTTGCCTCCGGGCCCTGGCCATGAGGTTCAAGACCACACACGCACCCCCTGGAGACACACTGGTTCACAGCGGAGACGTGATCAGCATGCTATATTTTGTCACCCGTGGCTCCATCGAGATCCTCAAAGAAGATGTTGTTGTTGCTATATTAG GCAAGAACGATATCTTTGGCGAAATGATCGACCTGAACGCCAAAACAGGAAAATCGTGTGCTGATGTGCGGGTGCTGAGCTACTGCGACCTGCACACCATCCAGAGAGAGGAGCTCTTGGAGGTTCTGGACATGTATCCAGAATTTGCTGACCATTTCCTCGCCAACCTGGAGCTGACTTTTGACCTCGGTGATGAAAATGCAAAG ATGCCCTGCCAACAATACGCCGATTCCAATATGGATGCTAGAGTTTGTCGAAGGAGATACTCAGGCATAAGGAAGTCTTCCAATG gtgCTCATCAAAATGAATTCAGCACGCCGCATGGAGATGAAGACAAGGAGGAGGAGGTAATTGAAGAGACAAACAAAAGGGAGGTGGAAGAGACACAGAAGCCTTGGTCCTCCAGCACGCTGGGCTACCCGGTGGTAAAAGACCAACGCTTTGGCATTGACCTCAGCAGTTGTGAAGATGACGCCCATGCAAAAG AGCTCCTCAAAAATGACTGGACTTATGCAGGTTGTCACATGGAGGAAAAGCAATCGTCCTTGTTCCAGGCTGCAGGTGGTCAGAATGAAATGAATATGACGGATCTCAGCTACGTGGAAGTGGAGCAAAGGCTCGACAGGCTGCAACAGCACCTTGACAG GCTGGAATCGCAGATGACGGGAAACATACAGGCCATCCTCCAGCTCCTCCAGAGGCCAGCTACAGCGTTCCCACCTGCCTACAGTACCATCCAGCCCAGCGAATCAGAGGCTGACCATCGGGTTGCAGCCGGAGTCGACCAACCAGACGACTCCCAGAGTCGCTCGTTCGAAACCTCCATCTCTG ACCTGCAGCCCCGAAGAGATTGCGCTCCACACAGAGACTCTGCCAGGTGTGACCACAGCTGTACTCACGCAGAGACTCCCACTGGGAAGCGTGCACCGTGTTAA